The following are from one region of the Dreissena polymorpha isolate Duluth1 chromosome 2, UMN_Dpol_1.0, whole genome shotgun sequence genome:
- the LOC127868454 gene encoding ovomucoid-like, translated as MSIKIVAVLACLYVSSATSIRRQLTSGICDKICDDEVHEAGFCGTDGVFYRHHCEFEQAACKAHIDGDRLAVSNLGPCVDDATPCDKVLEAQCASPNHQGSSPFAGAPGAHIPTDFLKDAICASNHVTYPTICFFRYAQCMQSINSPTADPITLVSSGQCTRDLTNATLVNCTQYLQTSANPGLAVEVDPNVVPRFTCPRLYKPVCSQDDRTFPNECELCRFELLIHAITVDKPTLTALPGPCQMDNIFG; from the exons ATGTCTATCAAAATTGTCG CCGTCCTCGCGTGTCTGTACGTGTCGTCTGCAACGAGCATCAGACGACAACTGACATCCGGGATCTGCGACAAAATTTGTGACGACGAAGTGCACGAGGCGGGATTCTGCGGAACAGACGGCGTTTTCTACA GACATCATTGCGAGTTCGAACAAGCAGCCTGTAAGGCGCACATTGACGGCGATAGGCTGGCGGTGTCAAATCTTGGTCCTTGCGTAGACGATGCCACGCCTTGCGATAAGGTTTTGGAG GCCCAATGTGCAAGCCCTAACCATCAAGGGTCTTCTCCATTTGCGGGAGCTCCGGGAGCACACATTCCCACTGACTTTCTCAAGGACGCAATTTGCGCTTCCAACCATGTGACATATC CAACTATTTGCTTCTTCCGGTATGCGCAGTGCATGCAGAGCATCAACTCTCCCACGGCTGACCCTATCACCCTCGTGAGCAGCGGCCAGTGTACCAGGGATCTCACCAATGCTACCCTG GTCAACTGCACCCAGTACTTGCAGACCAGTGCCAATCCCGGTCTCGCGGTGGAGGTCGACCCAAATGTTGTTCCACGCTTCACGTGCCCCAGGCTTTATAAGCCCGTTTGCTCGCAGGATGATCGAACCTTTCCCAATGAATGTGAACTCTGCCGTTTCGAGCTTCTCATCCATGCGATCA CCGTCGACAAACCCACATTAACAGCTCTCCCCGGACCCTGCCAGATGGATAATATCTTCGGATAA
- the LOC127868452 gene encoding SPARC-like isoform X2, producing the protein MCITSTSGEMKISWLLILALVVTAVVANEKTGRRDKDRRKVERPKRIRSEGTLDKPKINNEEEDDGEYTTVDVKTEGGAYERSGGVENPCNKHRCKRGEVCVLEERQPVCVCQTCDEPVESEPQVCSRNNVTYVTECELDRDHCLCRRSEPGCRDDTVNHVRIDYFSACKELTACPTKELENFPSRMRDWLFRVMTTMAYRHELDDYHDLAVSALEDKKHADAVIWEFCDLDKDPEDRQVTRRELMYIIASVKSMEHCLVPFLDSCDKDSDSTITLVEWGTCLEIGHEAIVDKCHKKIRA; encoded by the exons ATGTGCAT AACTTCCACTTCCGGTGAGATGAAGATCTCGTGGCTGCTGATACTGGCGCTGGTCGTCACGGCAGTCGTTGCCAAT GAGAAGACGGGAAGGCGGGATAAGGATCGGAGAAAGGTCGAGCGCCCTAAAAGGATTCGCAGTGAAGGGACACTTGACAAACCAAAG ATAAACAATGAAGAAGAAGACGATGGTGAATACACAACTGTAGACGTGAAGACAGAGGGAGGCGCGTATGAAAGGAGCGGCGGGGTGGAAA ACCCATGTAACAAGCACCGCTGCAAACGCGGGGAGGTGTGCGTTCTGGAAGAGCGACAGCCCGTCTGTGTTTGCCAGACGTGCGATGAACCCGTGGAAAGCGAGCCGCAG GTCTGCAGCCGAAACAACGTGACTTACGTGACGGAGTGTGAACTGGACCGCGACCACTGCCTCTGTCGCCGCTCGGAGCCCGGATGTAGGGACGACACCGTGAACCACGTGCGCATAGACTACTTCAGCGCATGCAAAG AGCTGACCGCCTGCCCGACGAAGGAGCTGGAAAATTTCCCCAGCCGCATGAGGGACTGGCTCTTCCGGGTGATGACCACCATG GCGTACCGCCATGAGCTGGACGACTACCACGACCTTGCAGTGAGCGCCTTGGAGGACAAGAAGCACGCCGACGCCGTCATATGGGAGTTCTGTGACCTGGACAAGGACCCAGAGGACCG TCAGGTGACCCGCCGAGAGTTGATGTATATCATCGCGTCCGTGAAGTCTATGGAACACTGTCTGGTTCCGTTCCTTGACAGCTGTGACAAGGACAGCGACAGCACAATCACCCTCGTGGAGTGGGGTACCTGTCTTGAGATTGGGCACG
- the LOC127868452 gene encoding SPARC-like isoform X6 produces MKISWLLILALVVTAVVANINNEEEDDGEYTTVDVKTEGGAYERSGGVENPCNKHRCKRGEVCVLEERQPVCVCQTCDEPVESEPQVCSRNNVTYVTECELDRDHCLCRRSEPGCRDDTVNHVRIDYFSACKELTACPTKELENFPSRMRDWLFRVMTTMAYRHELDDYHDLAVSALEDKKHADAVIWEFCDLDKDPEDRQVTRRELMYIIASVKSMEHCLVPFLDSCDKDSDSTITLVEWGTCLEIGHEAIVDKCHKKIRA; encoded by the exons ATGAAGATCTCGTGGCTGCTGATACTGGCGCTGGTCGTCACGGCAGTCGTTGCCAAT ATAAACAATGAAGAAGAAGACGATGGTGAATACACAACTGTAGACGTGAAGACAGAGGGAGGCGCGTATGAAAGGAGCGGCGGGGTGGAAA ACCCATGTAACAAGCACCGCTGCAAACGCGGGGAGGTGTGCGTTCTGGAAGAGCGACAGCCCGTCTGTGTTTGCCAGACGTGCGATGAACCCGTGGAAAGCGAGCCGCAG GTCTGCAGCCGAAACAACGTGACTTACGTGACGGAGTGTGAACTGGACCGCGACCACTGCCTCTGTCGCCGCTCGGAGCCCGGATGTAGGGACGACACCGTGAACCACGTGCGCATAGACTACTTCAGCGCATGCAAAG AGCTGACCGCCTGCCCGACGAAGGAGCTGGAAAATTTCCCCAGCCGCATGAGGGACTGGCTCTTCCGGGTGATGACCACCATG GCGTACCGCCATGAGCTGGACGACTACCACGACCTTGCAGTGAGCGCCTTGGAGGACAAGAAGCACGCCGACGCCGTCATATGGGAGTTCTGTGACCTGGACAAGGACCCAGAGGACCG TCAGGTGACCCGCCGAGAGTTGATGTATATCATCGCGTCCGTGAAGTCTATGGAACACTGTCTGGTTCCGTTCCTTGACAGCTGTGACAAGGACAGCGACAGCACAATCACCCTCGTGGAGTGGGGTACCTGTCTTGAGATTGGGCACG
- the LOC127868452 gene encoding SPARC-like isoform X1, with protein MCITSTSGEMKISWLLILALVVTAVVANQEKTGRRDKDRRKVERPKRIRSEGTLDKPKINNEEEDDGEYTTVDVKTEGGAYERSGGVENPCNKHRCKRGEVCVLEERQPVCVCQTCDEPVESEPQVCSRNNVTYVTECELDRDHCLCRRSEPGCRDDTVNHVRIDYFSACKELTACPTKELENFPSRMRDWLFRVMTTMAYRHELDDYHDLAVSALEDKKHADAVIWEFCDLDKDPEDRQVTRRELMYIIASVKSMEHCLVPFLDSCDKDSDSTITLVEWGTCLEIGHEAIVDKCHKKIRA; from the exons ATGTGCAT AACTTCCACTTCCGGTGAGATGAAGATCTCGTGGCTGCTGATACTGGCGCTGGTCGTCACGGCAGTCGTTGCCAAT CAGGAGAAGACGGGAAGGCGGGATAAGGATCGGAGAAAGGTCGAGCGCCCTAAAAGGATTCGCAGTGAAGGGACACTTGACAAACCAAAG ATAAACAATGAAGAAGAAGACGATGGTGAATACACAACTGTAGACGTGAAGACAGAGGGAGGCGCGTATGAAAGGAGCGGCGGGGTGGAAA ACCCATGTAACAAGCACCGCTGCAAACGCGGGGAGGTGTGCGTTCTGGAAGAGCGACAGCCCGTCTGTGTTTGCCAGACGTGCGATGAACCCGTGGAAAGCGAGCCGCAG GTCTGCAGCCGAAACAACGTGACTTACGTGACGGAGTGTGAACTGGACCGCGACCACTGCCTCTGTCGCCGCTCGGAGCCCGGATGTAGGGACGACACCGTGAACCACGTGCGCATAGACTACTTCAGCGCATGCAAAG AGCTGACCGCCTGCCCGACGAAGGAGCTGGAAAATTTCCCCAGCCGCATGAGGGACTGGCTCTTCCGGGTGATGACCACCATG GCGTACCGCCATGAGCTGGACGACTACCACGACCTTGCAGTGAGCGCCTTGGAGGACAAGAAGCACGCCGACGCCGTCATATGGGAGTTCTGTGACCTGGACAAGGACCCAGAGGACCG TCAGGTGACCCGCCGAGAGTTGATGTATATCATCGCGTCCGTGAAGTCTATGGAACACTGTCTGGTTCCGTTCCTTGACAGCTGTGACAAGGACAGCGACAGCACAATCACCCTCGTGGAGTGGGGTACCTGTCTTGAGATTGGGCACG
- the LOC127868452 gene encoding SPARC-like isoform X5 has product MCITSTSGEMKISWLLILALVVTAVVANINNEEEDDGEYTTVDVKTEGGAYERSGGVENPCNKHRCKRGEVCVLEERQPVCVCQTCDEPVESEPQVCSRNNVTYVTECELDRDHCLCRRSEPGCRDDTVNHVRIDYFSACKELTACPTKELENFPSRMRDWLFRVMTTMAYRHELDDYHDLAVSALEDKKHADAVIWEFCDLDKDPEDRQVTRRELMYIIASVKSMEHCLVPFLDSCDKDSDSTITLVEWGTCLEIGHEAIVDKCHKKIRA; this is encoded by the exons ATGTGCAT AACTTCCACTTCCGGTGAGATGAAGATCTCGTGGCTGCTGATACTGGCGCTGGTCGTCACGGCAGTCGTTGCCAAT ATAAACAATGAAGAAGAAGACGATGGTGAATACACAACTGTAGACGTGAAGACAGAGGGAGGCGCGTATGAAAGGAGCGGCGGGGTGGAAA ACCCATGTAACAAGCACCGCTGCAAACGCGGGGAGGTGTGCGTTCTGGAAGAGCGACAGCCCGTCTGTGTTTGCCAGACGTGCGATGAACCCGTGGAAAGCGAGCCGCAG GTCTGCAGCCGAAACAACGTGACTTACGTGACGGAGTGTGAACTGGACCGCGACCACTGCCTCTGTCGCCGCTCGGAGCCCGGATGTAGGGACGACACCGTGAACCACGTGCGCATAGACTACTTCAGCGCATGCAAAG AGCTGACCGCCTGCCCGACGAAGGAGCTGGAAAATTTCCCCAGCCGCATGAGGGACTGGCTCTTCCGGGTGATGACCACCATG GCGTACCGCCATGAGCTGGACGACTACCACGACCTTGCAGTGAGCGCCTTGGAGGACAAGAAGCACGCCGACGCCGTCATATGGGAGTTCTGTGACCTGGACAAGGACCCAGAGGACCG TCAGGTGACCCGCCGAGAGTTGATGTATATCATCGCGTCCGTGAAGTCTATGGAACACTGTCTGGTTCCGTTCCTTGACAGCTGTGACAAGGACAGCGACAGCACAATCACCCTCGTGGAGTGGGGTACCTGTCTTGAGATTGGGCACG
- the LOC127868450 gene encoding uncharacterized protein LOC127868450 translates to MKSRDCITVTISPNLEDNTGHGAEEDRHLHRENYDINKNLENTNTQNDKSYRDEHLDEFSTKDDNFESKQGSHSGGENDSLSASKHGEKYKVQRSDFKSKSYKRHGKRSHTRPPKPKLFSRSSTSLERREKHIKKHKAVSEERRQFVLSSTHPEVETDNVKDEPIPTTSRMDNAQITESLLEFDWMTKEFSFTDVIAPLDPIPPSPRDEIIYDESLSQQPEPVLEIHDIGEMSNSCDHELSAEGCKSALRNERKSIEEEIHRKCVELDALMGQIQAVKRQRRRRNRKYELRKNDGRTYADGDPFVPSFVNIYPIERRKRPAKPIRNALLIRAAMKAAWSGVLSSCCGRGCWATWSWVNIHNVLSDYE, encoded by the coding sequence ATGAAATCGAGGGACTGCATAACTGTAACAATATCACCAAATCTCGAGGATAATACCGGACATGGAGCGGAAGAAGATCGTCATCTACACAGAGAAAACTACGACATCAATAAAAACCTGGAAAACACAAATACTCAAAATGATAAATCGTACCGTGATGAGCATTTAGATGAATTTTCGACAAAAGATGATAACTTTGAATCGAAACAAGGGAGCCATAGCGGCGGAGAGAACGATTCTCTCTCCGCGTCCAAACATGGTGAAAAATATAAGGTGCAAAGGAGCGATTTCAAGTCGAAGAGCTACAAAAGGCATGGTAAACGCTCCCATACGAGACCTCCAAAACCAAAATTGTTCAGCCGTAGTAGCACATCTCTTGAACGAAGAGAAAAACACATAAAGAAGCACAAAGCGGTCTCAGAGGAACGCCGTCAGTTTGTTTTATCAAGCACTCATCCCGAAGTTGAAACCGACAATGTTAAAGATGAACCTATACCAACTACATCCCGTATGGATAATGCGCAAATCACAGAGTCGTTGCTTGAGTTCGACTGGATGACGAAGGAATTCTCTTTTACGGATGTCATAGCGCCCCTGGATCCGATTCCCCCGAGTCCCCGCGACGAAATTATTTATGACGAAAGTCTCAGCCAGCAACCGGAACCAGTACTCGAGATACACGATATCGGTGAAATGTCCAATTCATGTGACCATGAGCTGAGTGCTGAGGGCTGTAAAAGTGCACTTAGAAACGAAAGAAAATCTATCGAAGAGGAAATTCACCGGAAGTGCGTCGAGCTCGACGCTCTGATGGGACAAATCCAGGCAGTCAAGCGGCAGCGCCGCCGTCGAAACCGGAAGTACGAGCTCAGGAAGAACGACGGCCGAACATATGCAGACGGCGACCCGTTCGTGCCGTCGTTTGTCAACATATACCCCATCGAGCGCCGGAAGCGACCGGCTAAGCCGATCCGCAACGCGCTGCTTATCCGGGCGGCTATGAAAGCGGCCTGGAGCGGCGTACTTAGCTCCTGCTGCGGAAGAGGATGCTGGGCCACGTGGTCCTGGGTGAACATCCACAACGTCCTATCCGACTACGAGTGA
- the LOC127868452 gene encoding SPARC-like isoform X4, with product MKISWLLILALVVTAVVANEKTGRRDKDRRKVERPKRIRSEGTLDKPKINNEEEDDGEYTTVDVKTEGGAYERSGGVENPCNKHRCKRGEVCVLEERQPVCVCQTCDEPVESEPQVCSRNNVTYVTECELDRDHCLCRRSEPGCRDDTVNHVRIDYFSACKELTACPTKELENFPSRMRDWLFRVMTTMAYRHELDDYHDLAVSALEDKKHADAVIWEFCDLDKDPEDRQVTRRELMYIIASVKSMEHCLVPFLDSCDKDSDSTITLVEWGTCLEIGHEAIVDKCHKKIRA from the exons ATGAAGATCTCGTGGCTGCTGATACTGGCGCTGGTCGTCACGGCAGTCGTTGCCAAT GAGAAGACGGGAAGGCGGGATAAGGATCGGAGAAAGGTCGAGCGCCCTAAAAGGATTCGCAGTGAAGGGACACTTGACAAACCAAAG ATAAACAATGAAGAAGAAGACGATGGTGAATACACAACTGTAGACGTGAAGACAGAGGGAGGCGCGTATGAAAGGAGCGGCGGGGTGGAAA ACCCATGTAACAAGCACCGCTGCAAACGCGGGGAGGTGTGCGTTCTGGAAGAGCGACAGCCCGTCTGTGTTTGCCAGACGTGCGATGAACCCGTGGAAAGCGAGCCGCAG GTCTGCAGCCGAAACAACGTGACTTACGTGACGGAGTGTGAACTGGACCGCGACCACTGCCTCTGTCGCCGCTCGGAGCCCGGATGTAGGGACGACACCGTGAACCACGTGCGCATAGACTACTTCAGCGCATGCAAAG AGCTGACCGCCTGCCCGACGAAGGAGCTGGAAAATTTCCCCAGCCGCATGAGGGACTGGCTCTTCCGGGTGATGACCACCATG GCGTACCGCCATGAGCTGGACGACTACCACGACCTTGCAGTGAGCGCCTTGGAGGACAAGAAGCACGCCGACGCCGTCATATGGGAGTTCTGTGACCTGGACAAGGACCCAGAGGACCG TCAGGTGACCCGCCGAGAGTTGATGTATATCATCGCGTCCGTGAAGTCTATGGAACACTGTCTGGTTCCGTTCCTTGACAGCTGTGACAAGGACAGCGACAGCACAATCACCCTCGTGGAGTGGGGTACCTGTCTTGAGATTGGGCACG
- the LOC127868452 gene encoding SPARC-like isoform X3 yields MKISWLLILALVVTAVVANQEKTGRRDKDRRKVERPKRIRSEGTLDKPKINNEEEDDGEYTTVDVKTEGGAYERSGGVENPCNKHRCKRGEVCVLEERQPVCVCQTCDEPVESEPQVCSRNNVTYVTECELDRDHCLCRRSEPGCRDDTVNHVRIDYFSACKELTACPTKELENFPSRMRDWLFRVMTTMAYRHELDDYHDLAVSALEDKKHADAVIWEFCDLDKDPEDRQVTRRELMYIIASVKSMEHCLVPFLDSCDKDSDSTITLVEWGTCLEIGHEAIVDKCHKKIRA; encoded by the exons ATGAAGATCTCGTGGCTGCTGATACTGGCGCTGGTCGTCACGGCAGTCGTTGCCAAT CAGGAGAAGACGGGAAGGCGGGATAAGGATCGGAGAAAGGTCGAGCGCCCTAAAAGGATTCGCAGTGAAGGGACACTTGACAAACCAAAG ATAAACAATGAAGAAGAAGACGATGGTGAATACACAACTGTAGACGTGAAGACAGAGGGAGGCGCGTATGAAAGGAGCGGCGGGGTGGAAA ACCCATGTAACAAGCACCGCTGCAAACGCGGGGAGGTGTGCGTTCTGGAAGAGCGACAGCCCGTCTGTGTTTGCCAGACGTGCGATGAACCCGTGGAAAGCGAGCCGCAG GTCTGCAGCCGAAACAACGTGACTTACGTGACGGAGTGTGAACTGGACCGCGACCACTGCCTCTGTCGCCGCTCGGAGCCCGGATGTAGGGACGACACCGTGAACCACGTGCGCATAGACTACTTCAGCGCATGCAAAG AGCTGACCGCCTGCCCGACGAAGGAGCTGGAAAATTTCCCCAGCCGCATGAGGGACTGGCTCTTCCGGGTGATGACCACCATG GCGTACCGCCATGAGCTGGACGACTACCACGACCTTGCAGTGAGCGCCTTGGAGGACAAGAAGCACGCCGACGCCGTCATATGGGAGTTCTGTGACCTGGACAAGGACCCAGAGGACCG TCAGGTGACCCGCCGAGAGTTGATGTATATCATCGCGTCCGTGAAGTCTATGGAACACTGTCTGGTTCCGTTCCTTGACAGCTGTGACAAGGACAGCGACAGCACAATCACCCTCGTGGAGTGGGGTACCTGTCTTGAGATTGGGCACG